A genomic window from Acidobacteriota bacterium includes:
- a CDS encoding sodium:solute symporter: MYKSREGKDVESYFLGNRSIPWWAAGLSVMATQASAITFIGTTGQAFNDGMRFIQIYLPLPIVVVLLCISFVPFFYRAKVYTAYEYLERRFDTKTRALTSFLFQCSRGMSVGIVLYAPSVVLSVILGWSEFWTILLMGISTILYTTWGGVRAVVWTDTMQMLLMFVGVFVGLYLVIDGLPQNVTFSDAIYLGGVTNHWNAIDLSIDPKNQYTLLSGLLGGFFLMLSYFGCDQSQVQRYITARSLKESQMSLIMTAILKVPMQFLILATGVFLMVFYQFEHHPIFFNPAEVQKIETSQSVSDEVRKQFLDLKAEFDTAFEDRKAVSNRLLESRKNGNADETAQLLRQFDSLNKTVEEKRKAAGAIIKTISSSNDVNYVYPSFILKYVPIGMLGLMIAVIFAAAMSSISAEVAALSSASMIDFYKRFFVKDVSETHYFRASQLFTLFWGIFATVIATFAGRWGTSLVETVNKVGSHFYGPILGVFLLGFLFKRANGNGAFWGIIAGMGAVIFTSWTTNIAWLYLNAIGPFVVVITGVAVSLLTKKAGRES, encoded by the coding sequence ATGTATAAAAGTCGTGAGGGAAAAGATGTAGAAAGTTATTTTTTGGGAAACCGTAGCATTCCCTGGTGGGCTGCGGGTCTTTCAGTGATGGCAACCCAAGCCAGCGCCATCACCTTTATTGGAACCACCGGACAAGCATTCAACGATGGCATGCGGTTTATTCAGATTTATTTGCCGCTGCCAATCGTAGTGGTTTTGTTGTGCATCAGTTTCGTCCCATTTTTTTACCGGGCAAAAGTCTACACGGCTTATGAATATCTTGAACGGCGATTCGATACCAAAACCCGCGCGCTTACCAGTTTTCTGTTTCAGTGTTCAAGAGGGATGTCGGTTGGTATCGTGCTCTATGCCCCATCTGTGGTTTTATCTGTGATTTTGGGGTGGAGTGAATTCTGGACCATTTTATTAATGGGGATTTCAACGATTTTATATACCACCTGGGGAGGGGTTCGAGCGGTTGTCTGGACAGACACTATGCAAATGCTCCTGATGTTCGTCGGGGTTTTTGTTGGTCTTTATTTAGTAATTGATGGTTTACCGCAGAACGTCACCTTTTCGGATGCAATTTATTTGGGCGGAGTTACGAATCATTGGAATGCCATAGACCTATCCATCGACCCGAAAAATCAATACACCCTGCTTTCCGGTTTATTGGGTGGGTTTTTCCTGATGCTCTCTTATTTCGGTTGCGACCAGAGTCAGGTTCAACGTTATATCACCGCCCGTTCATTAAAAGAGAGTCAAATGTCATTGATTATGACCGCGATTCTCAAAGTCCCAATGCAGTTTTTAATTTTAGCAACCGGCGTGTTTTTGATGGTGTTTTATCAATTTGAACATCACCCGATTTTTTTTAATCCGGCTGAGGTTCAAAAAATCGAAACCAGCCAATCTGTTTCCGATGAAGTTCGGAAACAATTTCTAGACCTCAAGGCGGAATTCGACACCGCTTTTGAAGATCGCAAAGCGGTCAGTAATCGTTTGCTGGAATCGCGAAAAAATGGCAATGCCGATGAAACCGCGCAGTTATTAAGGCAATTTGATTCGCTCAATAAAACGGTTGAAGAAAAACGCAAGGCGGCTGGGGCTATTATTAAAACCATCTCCAGCAGTAATGATGTCAACTATGTTTATCCCAGTTTTATTCTAAAATATGTACCAATTGGCATGTTAGGGTTAATGATTGCGGTAATTTTTGCGGCTGCGATGTCATCAATATCGGCTGAAGTTGCAGCGTTATCCAGCGCATCAATGATTGATTTTTATAAACGGTTTTTCGTGAAGGATGTTTCCGAAACCCATTACTTTCGAGCCAGCCAGTTATTTACCCTTTTCTGGGGAATTTTTGCGACCGTCATCGCCACCTTTGCCGGTCGCTGGGGAACCTCGCTGGTTGAGACGGTCAATAAAGTGGGTTCCCATTTTTATGGGCCGATTCTTGGCGTATTTTTATTGGGCTTTTTATTTAAACGAGCCAATGGAAACGGAGCATTCTGGGGAATTATTGCAGGGATGGGCGCAGTGATTTTCACCAGTTGGACGACCAATATTGCCTGGTTATATTTGAATGCTATCGGCCCCTTTGTGGTGGTTATCACGGGCGTTGCAGTTTCGCTTTTGACGAAAAAGGCAGGTCGTGAAAGTTAA